Below is a genomic region from Pseudomonas berkeleyensis.
TCCCTTCGAACGCTGCCGCCGGGCCGGGCACGGCGCCTGCGTGCCCAGGCGCTGACACGCTTTCAGCAATTGACCTCGCCGGTGGCAGCCAAGGCTGTCGAAGACACCGCCCTGTACCGCGCGGGCGTGTTGCTGTCGCGCTATGACGTCGGTTTCGATGCCGAGCATTTCAGCGCGACGGTCGAGCGCTTTCATCAGGCCTGCCGCGAACGTGCAGTGCAGCATCCACGCAACCTGCTCGCCACTGCCACTCACGACCACAAGCGTGGCGAAGATTGCCGCGCCCGACTGGCAGTACTCAGCGAACGCGCGGCCTGGTACGCCGAGCGTGTCAGGCACTGGCGGCAGTTGGCACAGGCGCTGCGCACCAGCGGTGCGGCGCAGGCTCCGGATGGTGGCGAAGAAGCCATTCTCTATCAGGCAATTATTGGCAGTTGGCCGCTCGGGCTACGACCAGACGATACGGAAGGCCTGCAGCACTATCTGCAGCGCCTGCTTGGCTGGCAACGCAAGGCGCTGCGCGAGGCCAAGCTCAACAGCACGTGGAGCGCGCCGAACGAGGCTTACGAGGCCGCCTGCGCCGATTTCCTGCGCTGCCTGCTGTGCGAGCCATCCGGGCAACCTCTGCGTAATGAGCTGGCTGCAACTGTGGCCGCGATTGCCCCGGCCGGCGCATTGAACGCGCTGGTGCAGTGCGTGCTGCGCCTGACCACACCCGGTGTACCCGACCTGTACCAGGGCTGCGAGTTCTGGGACTTCAGCCTGGTCGATCCGGACAATCGCCGCCCGGTGGATTTCTCGGCACGCCTGTCCGCCCTGCAAAGCGACGATACGCCGGCCGGCCAACTGGCCAGTTGGCAGGACGGGCGCATCAAACAGTGGCTGATCCAGCAGACATTGGCGCTGCGCGCCGCCCAGCCGCAGTTGTTCAGCCAGGGCAGCTATCACCCGCTTGGGGTGGTCGGCGAGCACGCCGGCCAGGTACTGGCCTTCCTGCGCAGCCATGGCGATGAGCACCTGCTGGTGATTGTGCCGCGCCTGGCGGCCGGCCTGTTGGGCGAGCACGGCACACCGCACGTCCCCGCCCAACGCTGGGGCGACACCACGGTGGTGCTGCCTGATGAACTGCGCAGCTGGCAGGCCACCGGCCTGCTCGGGCCCTGCCACACAGAAAACAGCCAGGGCAGCGTGATGGTTGCGGCTGCGCTGGCTGAGTTTCCCGTCAACCTGATTCTTCTTGAGCCCCGTGCCGGAGCAGGCGATGGACGCTCCTCGTAGAACGGGTGCGACCCGCCAGATCGTCAATGGCGGGTTTCACCCGCCCTACGGCGCAGAGTTCAGATAAGTCATTCCCCGATCATTACAGGAGCCACGCCATGAACACCGATGAACAGCGTATCCGCGAATTTGCCTTTCAGATCTGGGAGTCCGAGGGGCGTCCCCATGGCCAGCATGAGCGGCACTGGATGATGGCCAGAAAACTGGCCGAGGCCGAGTCGCAAGCCCAGCTCTCGGCCGTACCCAAGCCACGGCGCATCAGCAAACCCAAGACCGTGCCGCTGAGCGAAGCCGAGCAGCCAGCCCTGTTGAAAAAGCCACGTGCCCCGCGCACGCCCAAAACACCGAAAGCCTGAGGTAATCCCCATGCGCAACCCACAGCGCTCCCGCGTTACCGAAGGCACCCCCTTTCCGCTCGGCGCCAGCTGGGATGGCCTGGGCGTCAATTTCGCACTGTTCTCCGCGCATGCCACCCGCGTGGAGCTGTGCCTGTTCGACGAACACGGCGAGACGGAAATCGAACGCATCGAATTGCCCGAATACACCGATGAAATCTGGCACGGCTACCTGCCCGATGCGCGTCCTGGCCAGGTCTACGGCTATCGCGTGTATGGGCCATACGAGCCCGAATCCGGGCATCGCTTCAACCCCAACAAACTGCTGATCGACCCCTACGCCAAGCAGTTGGTTGGCCAGTTGCAATGGTCGGAGGCGCTGTTCGGCTACACCATCGGCGATGCGGACGGCGACCTCAGTTTCGACGAGCGCGACAGTGCGCCCTTCGTGCCCAAGAGCAAGGTCATCGACCCGGCATTCACCTGGGGTGAACAGCCACGCTTGCGCATTCCCTGGGATCGCACGGTGATCTATGAAACGCACCTGCGCGGCATCAGCATGCGTCACCCCGCCGTGCCCGAGCGCTACCGCGGCACCTGCGCCGGCCTGACCAACCCCGAATTGTTGCGGCATATCCGCGAGCTGGGCGTTTCCAGCGTCGAGCTGCTGCCCATACACGCCTTCGTCAATGACCAGCACCTGCTGGAAAAAGGCATGAACAACTATTGGGGCTACAACAGCATCGGTTTCTTCGCCCCGCACCCGGCCTACCTGGCCAGCGGCAAGATCAGCGAGTTCAAGGAGATGGTCGCCCACCTGCACAGTGCCGGCCTGGAAGTGATCCTCGACGTGGTCTACAACCACACCGCCGAGGGCAACGAGCGCGGGCCGACCCTGTCCATGCGCGGTATCGACAACGCCAGCTACTACCGTCTGATGCCGGACGAGCGCCGCTACTACATCAACGATTCCGGTACCGGCAATACGCTGGATCTGAGCCACCCATGCGTGTTGCAGATGGTCACCGACTCGCTGCGCTACTGGGCGACCGAGATGCGCGTGGACGGTTTCCGCTTCGACCTGGCGAGCATCCTCGGGCGCTACGCCGATGGCTTCAACGAGCGCCACAGCTTTCTGGTCGCCTGTCGCCAGGATCCGATCCTGAGCAAGGTCAAGCTGATCGCCGAGCCCTGGGATTGCGGCCCGGGTGGCTATCAGGTCGGCGGCTTCCCGCCGGGTTGGGCGGAATGGAACGACAAGTTTCGCGACAACGTACGCGCCTTCTGGAAAGGTGATCGCGG
It encodes:
- a CDS encoding DUF2934 domain-containing protein, which encodes MNTDEQRIREFAFQIWESEGRPHGQHERHWMMARKLAEAESQAQLSAVPKPRRISKPKTVPLSEAEQPALLKKPRAPRTPKTPKA
- the glgX gene encoding glycogen debranching protein GlgX, encoding MRNPQRSRVTEGTPFPLGASWDGLGVNFALFSAHATRVELCLFDEHGETEIERIELPEYTDEIWHGYLPDARPGQVYGYRVYGPYEPESGHRFNPNKLLIDPYAKQLVGQLQWSEALFGYTIGDADGDLSFDERDSAPFVPKSKVIDPAFTWGEQPRLRIPWDRTVIYETHLRGISMRHPAVPERYRGTCAGLTNPELLRHIRELGVSSVELLPIHAFVNDQHLLEKGMNNYWGYNSIGFFAPHPAYLASGKISEFKEMVAHLHSAGLEVILDVVYNHTAEGNERGPTLSMRGIDNASYYRLMPDERRYYINDSGTGNTLDLSHPCVLQMVTDSLRYWATEMRVDGFRFDLASILGRYADGFNERHSFLVACRQDPILSKVKLIAEPWDCGPGGYQVGGFPPGWAEWNDKFRDNVRAFWKGDRGELAELASRLTASGDLYNQRGRRPFASVNFITAHDGFTLRDVVSYDHKHNEANDENNQDGTDRNLSWNHGCEGETDDAQIRSLRLQQIRNLLATLLFAQGTPMLLAGDEFGRTQHGNNNAYCQDNELSWVDWSLDAEGRELAAFCQRLIALRQSYPILRRQRFLVGHYNEELDVKDVTWLAPDGSEMSEGNWHDEEARCMGMLMDGRAQPSGVKRSGADATLLLLLNAGHEGCEFRLPEVHGGRHWRCLIDTHTAQCESASVLHEVVELAGRSLQLLELQR